One genomic segment of Erythrolamprus reginae isolate rEryReg1 chromosome 2, rEryReg1.hap1, whole genome shotgun sequence includes these proteins:
- the LOC139163027 gene encoding zinc finger protein 268-like isoform X1 has translation MEKLHNYSYYGKSTDCKSELIMHQGIHTGEKPYKCPECGKVFRYASQLIAHKRNHTGEKPYQCPQCVKKFSKHANMVIHQRTHTGEKPYQCSDCEKCFSQHSNLVIHQRSHTGEKPYVCQVCGKCFSKNSNMVMHQRTHTGEKPYECSDCGKSFKNNSNLVKHQRTHTGEKRHECSDCGKRFTHNSYLVIHHRTHTVEKSCECPDCGKSFKNNANLVIHQRSHTGEKPYECLYCGKSFSQSSYLVIHQRTHTGDKPYECPDCGKSFSQNSYLVIHQRTHTGEKPYECLDCGKSFNNNSNLLKHQRTHTGEKPYECQYCGKRFTQNSSLVVHQRTHTGEKPYECPDCGKCFQQNSNLVVHQRTHTGEKPYECLVCGKSFNQNCNLVQHQSTHMIKKPYECPYCGESFSHNCYLIIHQRTHTGEKPYECPYCRKSFSWNSELVKHLRTHTGEKPYECPDCGKSFSHNSYLVIHQRTHTGEKPYECPDCGKSFSNNSNLLKHQRTHTGEKPYDCLYCGKRFSQNSSLVIHQRTHTGEKPYECPDCGESFHQNSNLVIHQRTHTGENPYECPDCGKKFSRNSNLVIHQRTHTGEKPYECPDCRKSFTRNSTLMVHMRSHAEQEPHECPNGGKAFSSNSDLVRHQRIHTE, from the coding sequence ATGGAAAAGCTCCACAACTATTCATATTATGGGAAAAGCACAGATTGCAAATCGGAGCTGATTATGCATCAGGGAATCCACACTGGTGAAAAACCATACAAATGCCCCGAATGTGGCAAAGTCTTTCGCTACGCTTCCcaacttattgctcataaaagaAACCATACTGGAGAAAAGCCCTACCAGTGCCCACAATGTGTCAAAAAGTTTAGTAAGCATGCCAAcatggtgatacaccagaggactcacactggagagaaaccatatcagTGTTCAGATTGTGAAAAATGTTTCAGTCAGCATTccaacctggtgatacaccagaggagtcacactggggagaaaccctATGTGTGTCAggtttgtgggaaatgtttcagtaagAATTCCAACATGGTGatgcaccagaggactcacacaggagagaaaccatacgaGTGTtcggattgtgggaaaagcttcaaaaataATTCTAACCTTGTGAAACACcaaagaactcacacaggagagaaacgaCATGAGTGCtcagattgtgggaaaagattTACTCATAATTCCTACTTGGTTATACACCATAGAACTCACACTGTGGAGAAATCCtgtgagtgtccagattgtgggaaaagtttcaaaaATAATGCTAACcttgtgatacaccagaggagtcacacaggagaaaaaccatatgagtgtctatattgtgggaaaagtttcagtcagagctcttacctggtgatacaccaaaggactcacacGGGTGACAAACcctatgagtgtccagattgtgggaaaagttttagtcagaactcttacctggtgatacaccagaggactcacactggggagaaaccatatgagtgtttagattgtgggaaaagtttcaataaTAATTCTAACCTcctgaaacaccagaggactcacacaggagagaaaccatatgaatgtcaatactgtgggaaacgtttcacTCAGAACTCTAGCCTGGttgtacaccagaggactcacacaggagagaaaccatatgagtgtccggattgtgggaaatgtttccagCAGAATTCTAATCTGGTcgtacatcagaggactcacacaggagagaaaccatatgagtgtctggtttgtgggaaaagtttcaatcaAAATTGTAACCTTGTGCAACACCAAAGTACCCACATGATCAAGAAACCCTATGAGTGTCCATATTGTGGggaaagttttagtcataattgtTACTTGATtatacaccagagaactcacactggggagaaaccgtatgagtgtccataTTGTAGGAAAAGTTTCagttggaattctgaactggtgaaacacctgaggactcacacaggagagaaaccatatgaatgtccagattgtgggaagagCTTTAGTCATAATTCCTACTTGGTtatacaccagagaactcacactggggagaaaccgtatgagtgtccagattgtgggaaaagtttcagtaatAATTCTAATCTTTTGAAACACcaaaggactcatacaggagagaaaccatatgactGTCTATACTGTGGGAAGCGTTTCAGTCAGAACTCTAgcttggtgatacaccagaggactcacacgggagagaaaccatatgaatgtccGGATTGTGGGGAAAGTTTCCATCAGAATTCTAATCTGgtcatacaccagaggactcacacaggagagaatccatatgagtgtccagactgtgggaaaaaatttagtcGAAATTCCAACCTGgtcatacaccagaggactcacacaggagagaaaccatacgaGTGTCCAGATTGTCGGAAAAGTTTCACTCGTAATTCTACTCTAATGGTGCACATGAGGAGTCATGCAGAACAGGAACCCCATGAGTGTCCAAATGGTGGGAAAGCTTTCAGTTCGAATTCtgacctggtgagacaccagaggattcacacagaaTGA